The genomic window CGCACTGGTGATATCCGTCTTCCAGAAGTTTGATATTCTCTCTTTCGGAAAGAATGACTCCGAGACGTATGAGGGCTATACCTCAGACGACTGCACGACGATACTCTTTGCAAGGATAAATTCAAAGAACGTGCTGCACGATATGCTCGTCTACAGGCTCGACCCCACAAAGGATAAGATCTATATCGTGCCTGTTACGCCGTATATGCTCGATGAGACTACCGGCAAGACGCTCAAGCAGACGCTTGACGGCGGCGATATGCACCAGCTCGCAGCGGCAGTCGGCAGATGCTTAGGTGTTGAGATACCTTACTATATGACAGTGAGCAACGGCTCGTTTGACAGCATATGCGACCAGTTCGGCGGATATACCTACACAGCACAGGAGGATCTGTATTACCTCTCGGGCGACAAGGACACCGAAAAGAACGATGTCACCATAAAGAAGGGCAGCACGCTCAACCTTATGGGCAGGCAGATAAGGCTCGTTATGACCTACCCTGTGTTCTCAGAGGGCAGGCAGGGCAATGTCAGGTTCATGGCATCTGCTTTCGAGACTATGATAGCAAGTGCATTCGCACTGCCGGATTCGACAAAGGGCGATATAGACATCATCTATAACTTCGCCAAGAAGAAATCCGACACAAACTATACGGACGATGATTTCAGAAAGATGAAGACAGTGCTCATAGAGATGCTCGGCAGGGGCGTATCGCCTGCAATGAGCTTAACACCTACAGGCACATGGAATGATGACGAATCGCAGTTCGTTGTCGATCAGTCCTTCAAGGATGAGCTGGAAAAGCAGTTCACCCCTGAGGTAATGGCAAAGAAGAAAGACGACAGCAGCGAAAAGCGCTGATAAGAATACTCGCCCTACAGGAGGCACGTTATGAAGCTGATGGTAATAATCCTTAACAGAATAGATGCGCTCGAATCACTGCTCGAGGGGCTCTCCTCGGTCGGTGTCGGCGGTGCTACCATAATCGAATCCTCCGGTATGGCAATGACACTGTCAAGGCTTGAGAGCAGCGTGCTCTCGGCATCTATCAGGAGCCTTTTCAGCGGCGACGAGGATAACCGCACGATATTCTCGGTAATAAGAGACGACCAGCTCGACACAGTCAGAAAAGTCGTCTATAAGACGGTCGGCGACCTTTCAAAGCCGAACACCGGTATCCTCTTTACCATACCTCTCGATTTCGTAGAGGGCACCAAGAAGGGCAGGAAAAAGCCGGGGGACAAGCCCGAGGCCGAGGCAAAGCCCGAGCCTGACAAGCAGGCAGGCGAGGCAGATAAGGCGGAGGAAAAACCGGAAAAAACAAGCTGATATAAGAATGTTTACTTTGCGTTAAATAAAAATTCAAAAACCAGCTTGAAAAATACGATTATTCGCTTGCAAATGCCGGGCAGTTGTGGTATAATATTTATGATATCTTTAGTAGAAAGGCTGGAACTTGACTTCCGGTCTTTTGATTTTGTATGGGTTATTTTTGCGGTGCTTAAGTCATGTGCCGCCGGAGAGAAATGGGGAATTCAATGGAAAAGAAGAATACGGCAGCTCTTGTCAGAGAGCTCGCACAGCCGATATGCGACGAGCTGGGGCTGTTTTTGTGGGACGTAAGGTATGAAAAGGAAGGCTCGAGCTTTTACCTTCGTGTGTTTATCGACAGCGACGACGGCATCTCGATAGAAGACTGCGAGAATGTCACAAGGCCGCTGAGCAAGGCGCTCGATGAGGCTGACCCGATAAAGGAGCAGTATGTGCTCGAAGTCGGCTCGCCGGGGCTCGGCAGAGAACTCAGGCGCCCTGAGCATTTTGAAGCCTGCATAGGCGATGCGCTCAAAGTCAAGCTCATACGCCCTGCGGCGGACGGAAGAAAGGAATTCATAGTCGGGCTTGATTCGTATGACAAGGAAAAGATATACGGCCATGAGACTGACGATGACGGCAATGTGCTCGACCCTATAGAGATAAAGATAAGCGACTGCGCTTATATAAAACTGTATGACGACAATGACCTGTTCTGACGGGTGATAAAGATATAATCAATTAGGAGGAATTTGGAAAAATGAACAACGATTTTTTTGACGCTCTGTCAACACTCGAAACGGATAACCACATTGATGCCGAGGTGCTTATCGAAAAGATACAGGCCGGTATTATAATGGCAATAAAGAAGGATTATCCCGGCAGTGAGAATATCAATGTGACTATCGACCCGGCAGCAGGCAAGTTTGAGATGAAGATACTTAAGGAAGTGGTCGAGGGTGAGCCTGAGGATCCTGCAAACCAGATATCTCTTGACGAGGCGCTGACGATAAGCAAGCGTGCAAGAGTGGGCGGCACGGTCGAGATAAAGCTCAACTCCGCTAAATTCGGCAGAGTTGCTGCTATGGCTGCAAAGCAGTCGATAAGAAACGACATCAAGAGAATTGAAAAGGAAAGACTGATAGCTCAGTATTCCGACAAGGCCAAGGAGTGTATCTCGGCAACAGTCGAGAAGGTCGAGCCTGAGACACTCAATGCTATACTCGTTATCGACAAGAACGATGCAAACAACAGAAATGAGATATTCCTCTCACGCAGAGAGCAGATACCCGGCGAGGTGCTTCGCCCGGGCGATATCATAAAGGTATATGTAGTCGGCGTTTCCGACCCTGACAAGAGATTTACCGTAAAGATATCAAGAACACACAAGGACCTTGTAAAGAGACTTTTCGAGCTTGAGGTTCCTGAGATATATGACGGAACAGTTGAGATAAAGGCTATATCAAGAGTAGCCGGCTCACGCTCGAAGATGGCAGTATGGAGCAATGACCCGAACGTAGATGCAGTAGGTGCCTGCATAGGCCCGAGACGTTCGAGGATACAGAATGTAGTAAACGAGCTCAAGGGCGAGAAGATAGACATCATCGGCTACAGCGAGAACGATGAGGAATTCATCGCAATGGCACTTGCCCCCGCAGAGGTCACAAAGGTAGAGATACTTGATGATGACCCCGAGGTAAAGGCTTGCAGAGTAACAGTCCCCAACAGGCAGCTCTCGCTTGCTATAGGCAATAAGGGACAGAATGCTAAGCTTGCTAACCTTCTTACGGGCTATAAGATAGATATAGTTCCCGAGGAGCCTGACCTTGCGGATATGAAGCCCCGTGAGGAAAAGGTGACTGACGAGGAGCCGGAGGAGGACGAGGAGTAAGCCCGTATCTGAATCTGAGGAGTGACCGCTATGAAAGTTAAAAAGATACCTATGAGAATGTGCCTCGGCTGCGGTGAGATGAAGCCGAAAAGAGAGCTTATAAGGATAGTAAAGCCGGCCGAGGGCGAGATAAGCCTTGACCTGACAGGCAAGAAAAACGGCAGAGGCGCATATATATGCAGGAGTGCAGATTGCTTAAGGCTCGCAAGGAAAGCAAGGAAGCTCGAAAAGAGCTTTCAGTGCAGGATAGACGATGCGGTGTACGACAGCATGGAAAGTGAGCTGACGGAGAATGAGTAAAAACATTATGGGGCTCGTGACCATGTGCCGCAGGGCAGGAAAGCTGAGCCTCGGCCTTGATATGGCAAAGGAGGCCTGCAAAAACGGCACGGCCTTCGGGTGCGCCGCAGCAAGCGACCTGTCGCCAAAGTCGCTTAAGGAGCTGAAATACGTCTGCTATAAGAATGAAGTTCCCCTTTATTCACTGGGGCTCACGATGGACGAGGTCTGGCAGGAGCTCGGAAAGCGTGCAGGTATCATGGCGGTAAACGACAAGGGCTTCTGGAAGGCGCTCACAAAGAGCCTTCAGCCCATAGAAATAGATGAAAATGAATTCTACAGCATATAAGATTTGAGGAGGACACAGTGCCTATGAAAAATTCAGCGATAAAGTTAAACCAGCTTGCAAAGGATATGAAGCTGACGAACAATGACCTTTTTGAGTGCCTTGCACAGCTCGGCGGCGAGCCGAAGAAGGCTATGAGCGCTCTTACACCTGAGGAGGTCAGCTTTGTATTCGAGTATTTCACACAGAAGACCGCAGTGACGGATCTGAGCGCATATTTTGCTAATAATGTAGCGCCCGAGAAGCCCAGGAAGGAAACCAAGAAGGCTGCGGACAAGACAGAGAAGCCTGCAAAGGCTGCAAAGGCAGAAAAGCCCGAAAAGGCAGAAAAGGCTGCCGAGAAGCCTGCAAAGGCAGAAAAGCCGGCTGCAAAGGCAG from Ruminococcus sp. NK3A76 includes these protein-coding regions:
- a CDS encoding ribosome assembly cofactor RimP → MEKKNTAALVRELAQPICDELGLFLWDVRYEKEGSSFYLRVFIDSDDGISIEDCENVTRPLSKALDEADPIKEQYVLEVGSPGLGRELRRPEHFEACIGDALKVKLIRPAADGRKEFIVGLDSYDKEKIYGHETDDDGNVLDPIEIKISDCAYIKLYDDNDLF
- the nusA gene encoding transcription termination factor NusA; translation: MNNDFFDALSTLETDNHIDAEVLIEKIQAGIIMAIKKDYPGSENINVTIDPAAGKFEMKILKEVVEGEPEDPANQISLDEALTISKRARVGGTVEIKLNSAKFGRVAAMAAKQSIRNDIKRIEKERLIAQYSDKAKECISATVEKVEPETLNAILVIDKNDANNRNEIFLSRREQIPGEVLRPGDIIKVYVVGVSDPDKRFTVKISRTHKDLVKRLFELEVPEIYDGTVEIKAISRVAGSRSKMAVWSNDPNVDAVGACIGPRRSRIQNVVNELKGEKIDIIGYSENDEEFIAMALAPAEVTKVEILDDDPEVKACRVTVPNRQLSLAIGNKGQNAKLANLLTGYKIDIVPEEPDLADMKPREEKVTDEEPEEDEE
- a CDS encoding YlxR family protein produces the protein MKVKKIPMRMCLGCGEMKPKRELIRIVKPAEGEISLDLTGKKNGRGAYICRSADCLRLARKARKLEKSFQCRIDDAVYDSMESELTENE
- a CDS encoding ribosomal L7Ae/L30e/S12e/Gadd45 family protein, producing the protein MSKNIMGLVTMCRRAGKLSLGLDMAKEACKNGTAFGCAAASDLSPKSLKELKYVCYKNEVPLYSLGLTMDEVWQELGKRAGIMAVNDKGFWKALTKSLQPIEIDENEFYSI